A genomic region of Metopolophium dirhodum isolate CAU chromosome 1, ASM1992520v1, whole genome shotgun sequence contains the following coding sequences:
- the LOC132935766 gene encoding alpha-tocopherol transfer protein-like isoform X2, translating to MTKTKGCEAFLSDLDKLPCIQIGEFKLRLELDDDLSPELLEVAVKELRETPEQQEKSIAELKELLKKDSDLKAPIDNRAWLIRFLRPTKYYPESAYKLIKQYYQFKVKHSNIYNGLSPKTEKNIFDHDILHVLPKRDQGGRRILVIELGKKWKHKKCTLDEVYKGAVIFLEAAIMEPATQVAGAQVVFDMDGLSLQQTWQFSPPFAKRIVDWLQDAVPARVKGIHIVNQPILFNVVFNFFKPFLREKLRSRIVFHGTDRVSLHKHLYQPCLPECYGGTLDVPRVTGPQWHELLVTVEKEFDVLNNYGYGK from the exons GATGCGAGGCATTTTTATCGGATTTGGATAAATTGCCGTGCATACAAATTGGGGAATTCAAGCTCCGCTTAGAACTGGACGACGACTTGTCACCAGAGTTGTTGGAAGTGGCTGTCAAAGAACTCAGAGAAACTCCCGAGCAGCAAGAAAAATCGATCGCTGAACTGAAAGAATTACTCAAAA aggACAGTGATCTAAAAGCGCCCATAGACAACAGAGCGTGGCTTATTCGCTTTCTTCGTCCAACGAAATACTATCCGGAAAGCGCATACAAGCTG ATCAAACAATACTATCAATTCAAAGTGAAGCACTCAAATATATACAATGGCCTCTCTCCCAAGACTGAGAAAAACATTTTCGATCACGATATACTCCATGTCTTACCTAAACGTGACCAAGGCGGCCGCAGGATTTTAGTTATCGAATTAGGAA AGAAATGGAAGCACAAGAAGTGCACGTTGGACGAAGTGTACAAGGGCGCTGTGATATTCCTCGAAGCAGCCATAATGGAACCAGCCACCCAAGTAGCCGGAGCCCAAGTAGTTTTTGACATGGACGGTTTGTCGTTGCAACAGACTTGGCAGTTTAGCCCACCGTTCGCCAAGAGGATTGTCGACTGGCTTCAA GACGCTGTTCCCGCGCGAGTCAAAGGAATCCACATTGTCAACCAACCGATTCTGTTCAACGTCGTCTTCAATTTCTTCAAACCATTCCTGAGGGAAAAATTACGGTCGAGG ATCGTCTTCCACGGTACCGACAGGGTGTCTTTGCACAAACACTTATACCAACCCTGTCTACCAGAATGCTACGGTGGCACTTTAGACGTACCTCGTGTTACCGGACCTCAGTGGCATGAACTACTGGTAACAGTAGAAAAAGAATTTGacg tattaaacAATTACGGTTATGGAAAATGA
- the LOC132942692 gene encoding uncharacterized protein LOC132942692 yields MNTKMFNLNIKNYNNNETVKKCETNLNIKIKIIQKAVDNIIKYNFNTSTAKINDLYNRLNYDLQEKIIANIKEINIQKKNTSLYHFVHTETTITKPPPTTTKISPELFYGLSTFDYFLEQQLTRYGLTNL; encoded by the exons atgaatacaaaaatgtttaatttaaatattaaaaattacaataataatgaaacagttaaaaaatgtgaaacaaaccttaatattaaaattaaaattattcaaaaagcgGTGGacaatataattaagtataattttaatacaagtacggcaaaaattaatgatttgtaTAACCGTCTAAACTATGatttacaagaaaaaataattgccaacattaaagaaataaatatacaaaaaaaaaacacatcattatatcACTTTGTACACACAGAAACAACAATCACAAAACCTCCACcgacaacaacaaaaataagcCCTGAATTGTTCTATGGACT CTCcacatttgattattttttggaGCAACAATTAACCAGATATGGGTTgacaaatttataa
- the LOC132935766 gene encoding alpha-tocopherol transfer protein-like isoform X1: MISLEKIPSGCEAFLSDLDKLPCIQIGEFKLRLELDDDLSPELLEVAVKELRETPEQQEKSIAELKELLKKDSDLKAPIDNRAWLIRFLRPTKYYPESAYKLIKQYYQFKVKHSNIYNGLSPKTEKNIFDHDILHVLPKRDQGGRRILVIELGKKWKHKKCTLDEVYKGAVIFLEAAIMEPATQVAGAQVVFDMDGLSLQQTWQFSPPFAKRIVDWLQDAVPARVKGIHIVNQPILFNVVFNFFKPFLREKLRSRIVFHGTDRVSLHKHLYQPCLPECYGGTLDVPRVTGPQWHELLVTVEKEFDVLNNYGYGK; encoded by the exons GATGCGAGGCATTTTTATCGGATTTGGATAAATTGCCGTGCATACAAATTGGGGAATTCAAGCTCCGCTTAGAACTGGACGACGACTTGTCACCAGAGTTGTTGGAAGTGGCTGTCAAAGAACTCAGAGAAACTCCCGAGCAGCAAGAAAAATCGATCGCTGAACTGAAAGAATTACTCAAAA aggACAGTGATCTAAAAGCGCCCATAGACAACAGAGCGTGGCTTATTCGCTTTCTTCGTCCAACGAAATACTATCCGGAAAGCGCATACAAGCTG ATCAAACAATACTATCAATTCAAAGTGAAGCACTCAAATATATACAATGGCCTCTCTCCCAAGACTGAGAAAAACATTTTCGATCACGATATACTCCATGTCTTACCTAAACGTGACCAAGGCGGCCGCAGGATTTTAGTTATCGAATTAGGAA AGAAATGGAAGCACAAGAAGTGCACGTTGGACGAAGTGTACAAGGGCGCTGTGATATTCCTCGAAGCAGCCATAATGGAACCAGCCACCCAAGTAGCCGGAGCCCAAGTAGTTTTTGACATGGACGGTTTGTCGTTGCAACAGACTTGGCAGTTTAGCCCACCGTTCGCCAAGAGGATTGTCGACTGGCTTCAA GACGCTGTTCCCGCGCGAGTCAAAGGAATCCACATTGTCAACCAACCGATTCTGTTCAACGTCGTCTTCAATTTCTTCAAACCATTCCTGAGGGAAAAATTACGGTCGAGG ATCGTCTTCCACGGTACCGACAGGGTGTCTTTGCACAAACACTTATACCAACCCTGTCTACCAGAATGCTACGGTGGCACTTTAGACGTACCTCGTGTTACCGGACCTCAGTGGCATGAACTACTGGTAACAGTAGAAAAAGAATTTGacg tattaaacAATTACGGTTATGGAAAATGA